A window from Peromyscus eremicus chromosome 1, PerEre_H2_v1, whole genome shotgun sequence encodes these proteins:
- the LOC131900879 gene encoding olfactory receptor 52N2-like — protein MSGANTSSLTPRYFILNGIPGLEAAHIWISLPFCFMYLTAVTGNCGLIYLIIHEEALHRPMYYFLAMLSATDISGCNTIVPSMLCIFWFSLKEIDFNACLAQMFFIHMLTGMESGVLMLMALDRYVAICYPLRYSTILTNTVITKVGLVTLIRSVLLMIPFTFLIKRLPYCRGNLIHHTYCDHMAVAKLSCGNIKINAIYGLIAAVFIGGFDMFCISMSYAMIIHAVVKLSSADARHKAFSTCTSHICAIVITYVPAFFNFFTHRFGGSTIPHHVHIFIANLYLLLPPTLNPIVYGVKTKQIREGVIKLFVRQKDI, from the coding sequence ATGAGTGGGGCCAACACCTCCAGCCTGACACCAAGATACTTTATCCTCAATGGAATTCCCGGGTTGGAAGCTGCACACATCTGGATCTCCCTGCCCTTCTGCTTTATGTACCTCACTGCTGTGACAGGTAACTGTGGACTTATCTACCTCATCATCCATGAGGAGGCCCTGCATCGGCCCATGTACTACTTTCTAGCCATGCTCTCTGCTACAGATATTTCTGGATGTAATACAATTGTCCCCAGTATGTTATGCATATTTTGGTTCAGTCTCAAGGAGATTGATTTCAATGCCTGCCTCGCACAGATGTTTTTCATCCACATGTTGACAGGCATGGAGTCTGGTGTACTCATGCTTATGGCTCTTGACCGCTATGTGGCTATATGCTATCCATTACGCTATTCCACCATCCTCACCAACACTGTGATTACCAAGGTTGGATTGGTGACACTCATTCGAAGTGTGCTACTCATGATCCCCTTTACTTTCCTGATCAAGCGTCTTCCATACTGTAGAGGAAACCTCATCCACCATACCTATTGTGACCACATGGCTGTGGCCAAACTATCTTGTGGTAATATTAAGATTAATGCTATCTATGGTCTTATAGCTGCTGTGTTTATTGGGGGCTTTGATATgttctgtatctccatgtcttaTGCCATGATTATCCATGCTGTGGTAAAGCTGTCTTCTGCAGATGCTCGCCATAAAGCCTTCAGTACCTGCACATCACACATATGTGCTATTGTTATCACCTATGTCCCAGCCTTCTTCAACTTCTTCACTCATCGCTTTGGGGGAAGCACTATACCCCATCATGTCCACATTTTTATAGCCAACCTGTACCTGTTGCTGCCTCCCACCTTGAATCCAATAGTATATGGAGTAAAGACTAAGCAGATCCGAGAAGGAGTGATCAAACTGTTTGTTAGACAAAAAGATATTTGA